Proteins encoded within one genomic window of Humulus lupulus chromosome 1, drHumLupu1.1, whole genome shotgun sequence:
- the LOC133805631 gene encoding haloacid dehalogenase-like hydrolase domain-containing protein At4g39970, producing the protein MAMAWMMTLSPSYSSTYTALVSPSLRPLSNSTLPFRTFTKKKTLNSWRPLSVSASASSGLRALIFDCDGVILESEHLHRQAYNDAFAHFNVRCTTSPEPLTWGSEFYDALQNQIGGGKPKMRWYFKEYGWPSSTIFETPPEDDESRSKLIDTLQDWKTERYKEIIKSGTVEPRPGVLRLMDEAKAAGTLLAVCSAATKSSVVLCLENLIGLERFQGLDCFLAGDDVKLKKPDPSIYLTAAEKLGVSGIECLVVEDSVIGLQAATGAGMPCVITYTSSTADQDFNDAIAKYPDLSNVRLIDLEQLLQKVATTK; encoded by the exons ATGGCTATGGCATGGATGATGACTCTCTCTCCTTCTTATTCTTCTACTTACACTGCTCTGGTTTCGCCTTCTCTCAGACCTCTCTCCAATTCAACACTACCTTTTCGAACCTTCACAAAGAAGAAGACTCTGAACTCGTGGAGACCTCTCTCGGTTTCAGCTTCGGCTTCTTCTGGCCTCCGCGCTCTCATATTTGACTGCGATGGCGTCATACTCGAGTCCGAGCACTTGCACCGCCAAGCTTACAACGATGCTTTCGCTCATTTCAATGTTCGATGTACGACCTCGCCGGAGCCCCTAACCTGGGGTTCTGAATTTTATGACGCGCTTCAGAACCAAATCGGCGGTGGAAAACCCAAAATGCGATG GTATTTCAAGGAGTATGGATGGCCTTCGTCGACAATTTTCGAGACACCTCCAGAAGATGATGAGAGTCGATCTAAATTGATCGATACATTGCAG GATTGGAAAACTGAAAGATACAAGGAGATAATTAAGTCTGGAACT GTGGAACCTAGACCTGGAGTTTTGAGACTAATGGATGAGGCCAAGGCTGCT GGAACATTGCTTGCTGTTTGCTCAGCAGCAACTAAAAGTTCAGTCGTATTATGTCTTGAAAATCTTATTGGCCTA GAGCGGTTCCAAGGTCTTGATTGCTTCCTCGCTG GTGATGATGTTAAGTTGAAAAAGCCAGATCCTTCTATTTATTTGACAGCTGCTGAG AAGTTAGGTGTATCAGGAATAGAATGTCTAGTTGTGGAAGACAGCGTAATTGGCTTACAG GCAGCAACAGGTGCTGGGATGCCGTGTGTAATTACCTATACATCTTCAACAGCTGACCAG GATTTTAATGATGCAATAGCAAAATATCCTGACTTGAGCAATGTGAG ATTGATAGACCTGGAACAATTACTTCAAAAAGTGGCCACTACCAAATAg